The following are encoded in a window of Solenopsis invicta isolate M01_SB unplaced genomic scaffold, UNIL_Sinv_3.0 scaffold_223, whole genome shotgun sequence genomic DNA:
- the LOC120359871 gene encoding nose resistant to fluoxetine protein 6-like: MLYQRHQFIWYICANLVALLCVSVHTWEFNDTHIQTLSAYGIASKANVLNSTTCGKELQDFRDAIDQRILWSLKILDSSGGFKPGFLYGNNYWLGSRSQCLDTMNRSLSMSSRIILNNMQYRDLQKEFPPFDINYFVAHFRYNSTFQYHIRMFTEDVITLGFCLPASCSTSNLSFILERIIQDKIILRYDLHFTDIHLIRVKNLKDDDKLSGGAFLYICIGLGLCFMTTIGTIYDIFIQKNLKKNDMNKINNDIKDVSREIRTEVNLPLYEKSVIGEVLTCFSAYTNTKKLFSTKLDVGTIPAIHGLKFINMCFIISMHCFYFTVDSIGK, from the exons ATGTTATACCAACGACATCAATTTATTTGGTATATTTGTGCAAACTTAGTTGCATTACTTTGTGTTTCTGTACATACCTGGGAATTTAATGATACTCATATTCAAACATTGTCTGCTTATGGTATTGCTTCGAAAGCTAATGTTCTTAACTCAACAACATGCGGAAAAGAATTGCAAGACTTTCGAGACGCTATTGATCAACGGATATTATGGAGTTTAAAAA ttttagatTCCAGTGGCGGATTTAAACCAggttttttatatggaaataatTATTGGCTAGGCAGTCGTAGCCAGTGTCTCGATACGATGAATAGAAGTCTTTCGATGTCATCgagaataatattgaataacatGCAGTATCGTgatttacaaaaagaatttcCGCCTTTCGATATAAATTACTTTGTCGCTCATTTTAGATACAATAGTACTTTTCAATATCATATACGTATGTTTACAGAG GATGTGATAACACTAGGATTCTGTCTGCCAGCATCGTGTTCTACAAGCAATCTAAGTTTTATATTGGAAAGGATCATTCAAGACAAAATTATCTTAAGATATGATCTTCATTTCACGGACATCCATTTGATTCGGGTTAAAAATCTGAAAGATGATGACAAGTTATCCGGTGGtgcatttctttatatttg TATAGGCTTAGGTCTCTGTTTCATGACAACAATCGGCACGATATATGATATATTCatccaaaaaaatttaaagaaaaatgacaTGAACAAAATTAACAACG ataTTAAAGACGTATCCAGAGAAATAAGAACAGAAGTAAATTTGCCCTTATATGAGAAAAGTGTTATTGGAGAAGTATTAACATGTTTCTCCGcatatacaaatacaaaaaaattatttagtacaaaattaGATGTTGGCACAATACCAGCCATTCACggcttaaaatttataaatatgtgttttataatttcaatgCACTGTTTCTATTTTACAGTAGATTCTATCGGTAAGTAG